One Chryseobacterium sp. StRB126 genomic region harbors:
- a CDS encoding SDR family oxidoreductase, which produces MKDLFSIKDKVVVITGASGVLGGSLAKSFIDAGAKVIALGRNQETLDARVKELTDLGGEALAVEANVMDIESLEAASEKIKEKYGRIDILLNIAGGNIPEATLSPDQSFFDMDIKGWNAVTDLNINGTVYPSYVFGKVMAGQGSGNIINISSMAAYSAITRVAGYSAAKSAITNFTQWLASDLALKFGDKIRVNAVAPGFFIGDQNRAILLNPDGSLTERSKKVIAKTPMQRFGEVEELNGVVQFLCSEAASFITGALIPVDGGFSAFSGV; this is translated from the coding sequence ATGAAAGATCTGTTTAGTATTAAAGACAAAGTGGTAGTTATCACAGGAGCTTCAGGCGTTTTGGGAGGCAGTCTTGCTAAAAGTTTTATCGATGCCGGGGCTAAAGTTATCGCACTGGGAAGAAACCAGGAAACACTGGATGCCCGTGTAAAAGAACTGACAGACTTGGGAGGAGAGGCACTCGCTGTAGAAGCCAATGTAATGGATATCGAAAGCCTTGAAGCCGCCTCAGAAAAAATAAAAGAAAAATATGGCAGGATTGATATTCTGCTCAACATCGCCGGTGGAAATATTCCGGAAGCGACCTTATCTCCTGATCAATCATTTTTTGACATGGATATCAAAGGGTGGAATGCCGTTACCGATCTTAATATCAACGGAACCGTTTATCCAAGCTATGTTTTCGGAAAAGTAATGGCCGGGCAGGGAAGTGGAAACATTATTAATATTTCTTCTATGGCTGCTTATTCAGCAATTACAAGAGTCGCCGGATATTCTGCAGCTAAATCTGCAATTACCAACTTCACACAATGGCTTGCATCAGATCTGGCATTGAAATTCGGAGATAAAATACGTGTTAATGCAGTGGCGCCAGGATTTTTTATTGGTGATCAGAACCGCGCCATTCTCCTGAACCCGGATGGAAGTTTAACCGAGAGAAGCAAAAAAGTAATCGCCAAAACACCCATGCAGAGATTTGGAGAAGTAGAAGAACTGAATGGAGTTGTACAGTTTTTATGTTCGGAGGCAGCAAGTTTCATTACAGGAGCACTGATTCCTGTTGATGGAGGTTTCAGTGCATTCAGCGGAGTATAA
- a CDS encoding NUDIX hydrolase gives MNQNFIHTYVSVDCVVFGFDHENRLNILLVQRHVDDVPLEKQIKLPGSLIFSDEDVDDAAQRVLHELTGIKKMVLKQFKCFADPMRASNVHDIKWMDQEYKHHIDRIITVAYLSLCKIDHKINSTKYDTVDWYPIDEVPVLPFDHNKIINESLMEIRKWIESDFSIIFELLPKRFTIRQLYQLYSALNEKNIDIKNFHKKISSFPYIVPLDEIQKDVSHRAARYYRFDAKIYKKNNTKLIK, from the coding sequence ATGAATCAGAACTTTATCCATACCTATGTCTCTGTAGATTGTGTTGTCTTTGGATTTGACCATGAAAACCGGTTGAATATATTATTAGTACAACGCCATGTTGATGATGTACCATTGGAAAAACAGATTAAACTTCCCGGTAGTTTGATTTTCAGTGATGAAGATGTAGATGATGCTGCACAAAGGGTACTTCACGAACTTACAGGGATAAAAAAAATGGTTCTCAAGCAGTTTAAATGCTTTGCAGACCCCATGAGAGCAAGCAATGTACATGATATCAAATGGATGGATCAGGAATATAAACATCATATAGACAGGATTATTACAGTGGCCTATCTTTCCCTTTGTAAAATAGATCATAAGATCAATAGTACAAAATATGATACCGTAGACTGGTACCCTATTGATGAGGTTCCGGTACTACCGTTTGACCATAATAAAATCATCAATGAATCTTTGATGGAGATCAGAAAATGGATTGAATCTGATTTTTCCATTATTTTTGAGCTGCTGCCAAAAAGATTTACCATAAGACAGCTCTATCAGCTCTACAGCGCTTTAAATGAAAAAAATATTGATATTAAGAATTTTCATAAAAAAATATCTTCATTCCCCTATATTGTTCCTTTGGACGAAATTCAAAAAGATGTATCGCACCGCGCAGCAAGATATTACCGATTTGATGCTAAGATTTACAAGAAAAACAATACAAAACTTATAAAATAA
- a CDS encoding xylulokinase: MYLLGYDIGSSSVKVCLIEASSGKVIASEFSPKKEMKITAINPGWAEQNPVDWWINLKLAHEAVMHESGVHAEDIKGIGITWQMHGLILVDKDQNLLRPSIIWCDSRAVPYGERAFKTIGEEKCLSHLLNSPGNFTASKLAWVKENEPDIFEKIDKIMLPGDYIAMRLSGQIGITIEGLSEGIFWDFKNNCISEDIINHYGIPKSFFPEIVPTFGIQATVSRIAAEELGLKEGTPISYRAGDQPNNALSLNVFNPGEIASTAGTSGVVYGVLDQLEYDKLSRVNTFAHVNYAPEQIRLGVLLCINGTGILNSWLKHNFATSLSSYGDMNDMASLSPIGSKGLSIIPFGNGAERVLENKDTSCSIHGINFNIHTKGDILRAAQEGIVFSYEYGMDIMRNIGMDIQVVRAGNANMFLSSIFRQSLSSVSNAVIELYDTDGAVGAARAAGMGIGFYSDSKEAFSSLEKIAVIEPEHEKQEQYLEAYARWKHHLNEII, from the coding sequence ATGTACTTACTAGGCTATGACATTGGCAGTTCTTCTGTGAAAGTGTGTCTCATTGAGGCATCCAGTGGAAAAGTGATTGCTTCTGAATTTTCTCCCAAAAAAGAAATGAAAATCACTGCGATAAATCCGGGATGGGCAGAGCAAAATCCGGTGGACTGGTGGATCAATCTGAAATTGGCACATGAAGCTGTTATGCATGAATCCGGTGTACATGCTGAAGATATTAAAGGAATTGGAATCACATGGCAGATGCATGGTTTGATTCTGGTGGATAAAGATCAGAACCTTCTAAGACCATCCATTATCTGGTGTGACAGCCGTGCTGTACCTTATGGTGAAAGAGCTTTTAAAACAATAGGAGAAGAAAAATGTCTCTCCCATCTGTTGAATTCACCAGGAAATTTTACGGCATCAAAGCTCGCATGGGTAAAAGAAAATGAACCTGATATTTTTGAAAAGATAGATAAAATAATGCTTCCTGGAGATTATATTGCGATGAGACTATCAGGGCAGATAGGAATAACCATCGAAGGATTATCAGAAGGAATTTTCTGGGATTTTAAGAATAACTGTATCTCGGAAGATATCATTAACCACTATGGGATTCCTAAAAGTTTTTTCCCGGAAATTGTCCCCACATTTGGTATTCAGGCAACCGTTTCCAGAATTGCGGCTGAAGAATTAGGTTTAAAAGAAGGAACGCCCATCTCATACAGGGCAGGAGATCAGCCCAACAATGCTCTTTCACTGAATGTTTTTAATCCGGGAGAAATTGCCTCTACTGCAGGAACTTCCGGAGTGGTGTATGGAGTTCTTGATCAGCTGGAATATGATAAATTATCAAGGGTCAATACCTTTGCCCATGTCAATTACGCACCAGAACAGATCAGGCTGGGAGTTTTGCTTTGTATCAATGGCACTGGAATTTTAAATTCCTGGTTAAAACATAATTTTGCAACCTCACTCTCTTCTTACGGTGATATGAATGATATGGCTTCGCTTTCACCTATAGGATCAAAAGGATTAAGTATTATCCCTTTTGGAAACGGAGCTGAGAGAGTGCTTGAAAATAAAGATACAAGTTGTTCTATTCACGGAATTAATTTCAACATACATACTAAAGGAGATATACTGCGTGCGGCACAGGAAGGTATTGTATTCTCTTATGAGTACGGAATGGATATCATGAGAAATATCGGAATGGATATCCAGGTTGTCCGTGCAGGAAATGCCAACATGTTTTTAAGTTCAATTTTTCGTCAGTCGTTATCCAGCGTCAGCAATGCGGTCATTGAACTTTATGATACTGATGGAGCGGTAGGAGCAGCAAGAGCTGCCGGAATGGGAATAGGGTTTTACTCAGACTCCAAAGAAGCATTTTCTTCACTTGAAAAAATAGCGGTGATAGAGCCTGAACACGAAAAACAAGAACAATATTTAGAAGCCTATGCCAGATGGAAACATCATCTTAACGAAATAATCTAG
- a CDS encoding SusC/RagA family TonB-linked outer membrane protein, with product MNRFYFNKSNRAALFFAMTLLPSGIAYSQVKKDTVAKENKIDEVVVIGYGTQRKEAVTGSVVTVKGEALREVPTANITQALQSRSAGVEINQTSSKPGATMKIRIRGTRSLSDSANDPLIVLDGIPFVGSLGDISSSDIKSVDILKDASATAIYGSRGANGVILVTTNRGAKGLKPRFTYNSFTGSQTLFSRYPMMNAAQLTKLRHDANDLIKNGDSEKNGVDTDWQKLYYKPAMITNHDVGVSGGTEGGNYNVGLSYLKQDAIVPLQSYERFGFRLGLDQQIGKNFKFGFTTNSNYVKSEGNGIASAPTLGYSPLASPYDEFGNPRRTLTMSSNMDQAWVYTRESLKALGEKYVDETKAFSSYNNMYGEVKLPIDGLKYRINVGLDFRTSNSGNYTGVGVFNTNPASISSAGKGNNQTYHWTIENLLTYDKTFGKHKINAVALYSSEQNTYTSSYMSAKNVPADFFQYYNLGQSPQADITVRPEDQSYARTGLVSYMGRAMYTYDNKYMITATLRRDGASVLAEGHKWNTYPAISVGWNITNENFMKTFQFVNLLKLRYGWGETSNQAIAPYTTLGSLTVNPYNFGGAYSTGVSINTAPNPFLGWEYSKTHNAGLDFGFLNNRINGTVEYYRTHTSGILQNKSLPPTSGIPGGILQNVGDIENKGWEASLNAVIIDKPDGFSWDAGVNWYANKNKILSLASGAQRDENNLWFVGHNVNSLYDYQYVGLWQQGDPYLSILEPQVGAAPGMIKVLYTGGYNADGTPVRAIGPEDRQIIDTNPDWQGGFNMRFAYKGFELSTVGAFQKGGVLISSIYGSAGYLNRLTGRGNNVDVDYYTDDNTDARFPKPGGLLSGDNPKYLSTLGLFDGSYVKLRTITLGYNLSKDFLKDFNINSLRIYFTVTNPLIIYSPYHKMSGMDPEPNSTGDQNQAVSGYKNRQLIIGTNNPATRNFIMGINLSF from the coding sequence ATGAACCGATTTTATTTCAATAAAAGCAATAGAGCTGCATTATTTTTTGCAATGACTTTATTGCCTTCCGGCATAGCATATTCACAGGTTAAAAAAGATACAGTAGCTAAAGAAAATAAAATAGATGAAGTTGTTGTAATAGGATATGGAACGCAGAGAAAAGAAGCTGTAACGGGTTCGGTTGTAACTGTAAAAGGTGAAGCCCTTAGAGAAGTTCCTACTGCAAATATAACACAGGCTCTACAAAGCAGAAGCGCCGGGGTAGAAATCAATCAAACGTCCAGCAAGCCGGGGGCAACCATGAAAATACGAATTAGAGGGACAAGATCATTATCGGACTCTGCAAATGATCCGCTTATCGTATTGGATGGAATTCCTTTTGTGGGATCTTTGGGAGATATAAGTTCTAGTGACATCAAGAGTGTAGATATCCTGAAAGATGCTTCTGCAACCGCTATTTATGGTTCCAGAGGAGCGAACGGGGTTATCTTAGTTACAACAAACAGAGGGGCAAAAGGACTAAAACCTAGATTTACTTATAATTCTTTCACAGGGAGCCAGACTCTGTTTTCCAGGTATCCTATGATGAATGCTGCCCAATTGACTAAGCTGAGACATGATGCCAATGATCTCATCAAAAATGGAGACAGTGAAAAAAACGGAGTTGATACGGACTGGCAAAAACTGTATTATAAGCCTGCAATGATAACGAACCATGATGTTGGAGTTTCCGGAGGTACAGAAGGGGGTAATTATAATGTTGGTTTGTCATACTTGAAGCAAGACGCGATAGTTCCTTTACAAAGTTATGAACGTTTTGGATTTCGATTAGGTCTGGATCAGCAGATCGGAAAAAATTTTAAATTTGGTTTTACTACAAATTCCAATTATGTAAAATCAGAGGGTAATGGTATTGCTTCAGCTCCTACCTTGGGATATTCACCTTTGGCCAGTCCGTATGATGAATTTGGTAATCCGAGAAGAACATTAACGATGTCATCAAATATGGATCAGGCCTGGGTTTATACAAGAGAAAGTCTTAAAGCTCTGGGAGAGAAATATGTAGATGAAACAAAAGCTTTCTCATCTTATAATAACATGTATGGTGAAGTAAAATTACCAATAGATGGATTGAAATACCGTATAAATGTAGGATTGGATTTCAGAACCTCAAATAGTGGAAATTATACAGGGGTAGGAGTATTTAATACAAATCCTGCTTCTATTTCTTCTGCGGGCAAGGGTAATAACCAAACCTATCACTGGACTATAGAGAACTTATTGACTTACGATAAGACTTTCGGAAAACATAAGATAAATGCTGTTGCCTTATATTCTTCTGAACAAAATACTTATACAAGTAGTTATATGAGTGCTAAAAATGTACCTGCAGATTTTTTTCAATATTATAATCTAGGTCAATCTCCGCAAGCTGATATTACTGTAAGGCCTGAAGATCAATCTTATGCCAGAACAGGATTGGTTTCCTATATGGGACGAGCGATGTATACGTATGACAATAAGTATATGATTACAGCTACTCTTAGAAGGGACGGTGCTTCTGTACTTGCAGAAGGGCACAAATGGAATACCTATCCTGCAATCTCTGTGGGGTGGAATATTACTAATGAAAACTTTATGAAAACTTTCCAATTCGTTAATCTTTTGAAATTAAGATATGGTTGGGGAGAAACGTCAAATCAAGCTATTGCACCTTATACAACTTTAGGAAGCTTAACTGTTAATCCATATAACTTTGGAGGGGCTTATTCTACAGGTGTTTCTATTAATACAGCTCCAAACCCTTTCTTAGGATGGGAATATTCCAAAACCCACAATGCTGGATTGGATTTTGGGTTTCTTAACAATAGAATCAACGGGACAGTAGAATATTACAGAACACATACTTCCGGAATACTTCAAAATAAGAGTTTACCTCCAACTTCAGGGATTCCGGGAGGAATATTACAAAATGTAGGAGATATTGAAAACAAAGGCTGGGAAGCTTCCCTTAATGCAGTTATTATTGATAAACCGGATGGTTTCAGCTGGGACGCCGGAGTTAACTGGTATGCTAATAAAAACAAAATTCTATCACTTGCATCCGGTGCACAAAGAGATGAAAATAATTTATGGTTCGTGGGTCATAATGTAAATTCACTATATGATTATCAGTATGTAGGTTTATGGCAACAAGGAGATCCTTATTTGAGTATTCTTGAACCTCAGGTCGGCGCTGCTCCAGGTATGATTAAAGTTCTATATACAGGAGGGTATAATGCAGATGGGACACCTGTGAGAGCTATAGGTCCTGAAGATAGACAAATTATAGATACCAATCCGGATTGGCAAGGAGGTTTCAATATGCGTTTTGCTTACAAAGGCTTTGAATTGAGTACAGTAGGCGCATTCCAAAAAGGAGGTGTTCTGATCAGTTCTATTTATGGTTCTGCAGGTTACTTGAATAGATTAACTGGTAGAGGAAATAACGTAGATGTAGATTACTATACGGATGATAATACAGATGCAAGATTCCCGAAACCAGGCGGATTGTTAAGTGGTGATAATCCGAAGTATCTGTCAACTCTAGGTCTTTTTGACGGGTCATACGTGAAATTAAGAACAATCACATTAGGGTATAACTTAAGTAAGGATTTTCTTAAAGATTTTAACATTAACAGCTTAAGAATTTATTTTACGGTTACAAATCCGCTGATAATTTATTCTCCATACCATAAAATGTCTGGAATGGATCCTGAACCGAACTCTACAGGTGATCAAAATCAGGCTGTAAGCGGATACAAAAATCGTCAGTTGATTATAGGAACTAATAATCCTGCAACAAGAAACTTTATAATGGGAATTAATTTATCTTTCTAA
- the xylA gene encoding xylose isomerase: MNTLTGTKEFFTGIEKIKFEGKESRNPLAFRYYDAEKIVMGKPMKDWTRFAMAWWHTLCANGSDPFGGPTIHHPWDIGNDPVTRAMHKMDAGFEFMSKMGFNYYCFHDIDLVDPANNWKDYEKNMQTIVEYAKQKQKETGIKLLWGTANVFTHERYMNGASTNPNFDVVACAGTQVKNSIDATIALGGENYVFWGGREGYMSLLNTDMKREKDHLARFLSMSRDYARQQGFKGTFLIEPKPMEPTKHQYDYDSETVIGFLRHYGLDKDFKLNIEVNHATLAGHTFEHELQVAVDAGLLGSIDANRGDYQNGWDTDQFPIDYYDMVQAWLVLLPAGGLGTGGVNFDAKIRRNSIDAEDLFISHISGMDVFAKGLLAAADIFENSDYKKLKTNRYASFDNGSGKAFEEGTLTLEDLQRIAHEIGEPQPKSGKQELFEAIVNMYI, translated from the coding sequence ATGAACACTTTAACAGGTACAAAAGAGTTTTTTACAGGTATTGAAAAAATTAAGTTTGAGGGGAAGGAAAGCAGGAATCCGTTGGCATTCCGTTATTATGATGCTGAAAAGATCGTAATGGGAAAACCAATGAAAGACTGGACCAGATTTGCAATGGCATGGTGGCATACCTTATGTGCAAACGGAAGCGATCCATTCGGAGGACCTACTATCCACCACCCATGGGATATCGGAAATGATCCTGTGACCAGAGCAATGCATAAGATGGATGCAGGCTTTGAATTCATGTCTAAAATGGGCTTCAATTATTACTGTTTCCATGATATCGATTTGGTAGACCCCGCCAATAATTGGAAAGACTATGAGAAGAATATGCAGACTATTGTGGAGTATGCAAAACAAAAGCAGAAGGAAACAGGAATTAAACTTTTATGGGGAACAGCAAATGTTTTCACGCATGAAAGATACATGAATGGAGCTTCTACCAATCCCAATTTTGATGTTGTAGCCTGCGCAGGAACCCAGGTGAAAAATTCAATAGATGCCACCATTGCACTTGGAGGTGAAAACTATGTTTTCTGGGGTGGAAGAGAAGGATATATGAGTCTTTTAAATACCGATATGAAGCGTGAAAAAGATCATCTGGCCCGTTTCCTTTCCATGTCGAGAGATTATGCCCGTCAGCAAGGATTTAAAGGAACTTTCCTTATTGAACCTAAACCAATGGAGCCTACCAAACATCAGTATGATTATGACTCTGAAACCGTAATCGGATTCCTGAGACACTATGGACTAGACAAAGACTTTAAACTGAATATCGAAGTGAATCATGCTACATTGGCAGGTCATACATTTGAACATGAACTTCAGGTTGCTGTTGATGCAGGGCTTTTAGGAAGTATTGATGCGAACAGAGGAGATTATCAAAACGGCTGGGATACGGATCAGTTTCCGATCGATTATTATGATATGGTTCAGGCATGGTTGGTACTGCTTCCGGCAGGAGGTCTGGGAACCGGAGGCGTAAACTTTGATGCCAAAATCAGAAGAAATTCTATTGATGCTGAAGATTTATTCATTTCTCATATTTCAGGAATGGATGTATTCGCTAAAGGTCTTCTTGCGGCAGCGGATATTTTTGAAAATTCGGATTACAAAAAACTGAAAACAAACCGTTATGCTTCTTTTGATAACGGAAGTGGAAAAGCATTCGAGGAAGGTACGCTTACCTTGGAAGATCTTCAGAGAATTGCTCACGAAATAGGCGAACCACAGCCAAAAAGCGGAAAACAGGAACTGTTTGAGGCCATCGTGAATATGTATATATAA
- a CDS encoding RagB/SusD family nutrient uptake outer membrane protein yields the protein MIKINKKIVLGIVVASLVLSSCNEILDEQPRSGYTVDYFNSADGVTSGVTALYRSLRLLYGNGYYMSATQNGTDEATWAQSADGNFKDLDMTGGAGAINSNTFPTSMVWGSVFPYINTANGIIERAPKFNLPESLVSEARFFRSFYYFQLVQTYGGVPLDLGSGELVLNISPTTLSKRNTVPEVYSRGIFPDLLKAIDNLPATPRVTGGVTKNVARLILAKAYLTYGWWLQNPNNIPTYPDTARTDLDGHNAQWYFQKAYDLSLQGINNPGSYALQPTYYDVNEGSKDRNSEHMLYADHTASSIFYNEGDPVGYGSGWAPDNFATWMQTWNYTNIKSSKSATSWTPASPITREAAQSLGRPWVRMAPPIGVIKNTFADKNNDSRYDGTFVTTYRGNWQKTGTGLETVTTLYNANNLPVPIGGAILSFLDDDSQLSNIAYPSDGGQNSVGAGVLPGRADWVISPNGISRIVYPGLWKIGTYQTNDVTGLGYPNAALTRPFPVAKFSEFYFIAAEAAVKGASGAMSARDLINVIRARAGKWRFSNKNNAAYIADNSAAMIAATPATITIDYILAERSREYYGEFYRWFDLVRTQKWAEYAATYQIGGTAYGNHTPQNFTRNIQPYHYLRPIPQGQLDAMTEMSATDKAKYQNPGYN from the coding sequence ATGATAAAAATTAACAAAAAAATTGTATTGGGAATTGTAGTGGCTTCACTAGTATTGTCTAGCTGTAATGAGATTCTAGACGAACAACCCAGATCAGGATATACGGTTGATTATTTCAATTCTGCAGATGGCGTAACATCTGGCGTAACTGCATTGTACAGAAGTTTACGTCTTCTTTATGGTAACGGTTATTATATGAGCGCAACGCAGAACGGAACGGATGAGGCGACTTGGGCTCAGAGTGCAGACGGTAATTTTAAAGATCTGGATATGACAGGTGGTGCCGGAGCAATAAACTCTAATACCTTTCCTACGAGTATGGTTTGGGGATCCGTTTTTCCTTATATTAATACAGCTAATGGTATTATAGAAAGAGCACCGAAATTTAATCTTCCTGAATCTCTTGTATCTGAAGCTCGTTTTTTCAGATCATTTTATTACTTCCAATTAGTACAGACGTATGGCGGTGTACCGTTGGATTTAGGTTCCGGAGAACTGGTTCTGAACATTTCACCTACAACTTTGTCCAAAAGAAATACGGTTCCTGAGGTATATTCAAGAGGTATTTTTCCTGATTTATTAAAAGCAATAGACAATCTTCCTGCAACCCCTAGAGTTACGGGTGGGGTTACAAAAAATGTGGCAAGGCTGATTTTAGCTAAAGCATATCTTACTTACGGTTGGTGGTTGCAAAATCCTAATAATATCCCGACATATCCTGATACTGCACGAACGGATCTTGATGGCCATAATGCACAATGGTATTTTCAAAAAGCATATGATTTATCTCTACAGGGTATTAATAATCCAGGATCTTATGCACTTCAACCTACTTACTATGATGTAAATGAAGGCTCTAAAGACCGCAATTCAGAGCATATGCTTTACGCAGATCATACAGCATCTAGTATTTTTTATAACGAAGGTGATCCCGTAGGATACGGTTCGGGATGGGCTCCGGATAACTTCGCTACCTGGATGCAAACCTGGAATTATACTAATATCAAAAGTAGTAAATCGGCTACTTCATGGACTCCTGCAAGTCCGATCACAAGAGAAGCGGCGCAATCGCTGGGGAGACCTTGGGTACGTATGGCTCCGCCTATCGGGGTTATCAAAAATACCTTTGCCGATAAAAATAACGATTCCCGCTATGATGGTACTTTTGTAACTACTTACAGAGGAAACTGGCAGAAAACAGGAACAGGCTTGGAAACTGTTACAACACTATACAATGCCAATAATCTTCCTGTCCCGATAGGAGGAGCAATATTAAGCTTCTTGGATGATGATTCTCAGCTATCAAATATTGCTTATCCTTCTGATGGTGGCCAAAATAGTGTAGGTGCCGGTGTTTTGCCTGGACGTGCAGATTGGGTAATTTCACCTAACGGAATTAGCAGAATTGTATATCCGGGACTTTGGAAAATTGGAACATATCAGACAAATGACGTTACTGGTTTAGGTTATCCAAATGCTGCTTTAACAAGGCCATTCCCTGTGGCTAAATTTTCCGAGTTTTATTTCATTGCCGCAGAAGCGGCTGTAAAAGGTGCTTCAGGTGCTATGAGTGCGCGAGATTTGATCAATGTAATTCGTGCAAGAGCAGGAAAATGGAGATTTAGTAATAAAAATAATGCCGCATATATTGCCGACAATAGTGCAGCTATGATTGCAGCAACGCCTGCTACTATTACTATAGATTATATTTTAGCAGAAAGATCACGAGAATATTATGGTGAATTTTACAGATGGTTTGATTTGGTAAGAACTCAAAAGTGGGCAGAATATGCCGCAACTTATCAGATAGGAGGAACAGCTTATGGAAATCATACGCCACAGAATTTTACAAGAAATATTCAGCCATATCATTACCTGAGACCAATTCCTCAAGGACAGTTAGATGCAATGACTGAAATGTCTGCGACAGATAAAGCAAAATATCAGAATCCCGGATACAACTAA
- the uxuA gene encoding mannonate dehydratase — protein sequence MEKTWRWFGKKDKIKLNTLCQIGVEGIVSALHDIPNGEIWSFEAINDYKNYIESHGLRWSVVESLPVSEAIKYGGEDRDSLIENYIISLENLGKAGITTVCYNFMPVLDWARTDLFHEWEDGSSSLYFDKAKFAYFEIHILQREGAENDYNSEILQKVEELKNTLTEKDNNDLIDSIIVKTQGFVNGNIKEGELNPVEKFKSLLALYDGIDKHQLRQNMKYFLEKIMPVCEKWNIQMCVHPDDPPFSLLGLPRIVTNEEDIDWLLNAVDNPHNGLTFCAGSLSANLQNDVPKLAQKFAHRTKFVHLRSTNVFENGDFIEAHHLGGRGKLIEVIRVFEKENHDLPMRIDHGRLLTEDIDKGYNPGYSFLGRMLALGQIEGVMAAVQSELQKN from the coding sequence ATGGAAAAAACCTGGCGCTGGTTTGGAAAAAAAGACAAAATAAAACTCAACACGCTCTGTCAGATCGGAGTAGAAGGAATTGTTTCCGCACTGCATGATATCCCAAACGGAGAAATCTGGAGTTTTGAGGCCATCAATGATTATAAAAACTATATAGAAAGCCACGGACTTCGCTGGTCTGTTGTGGAAAGTCTTCCTGTAAGCGAAGCGATCAAATATGGAGGTGAAGACCGTGACTCTTTAATAGAAAATTATATCATAAGCCTGGAGAATCTGGGTAAAGCAGGCATTACAACAGTTTGCTACAACTTTATGCCTGTCCTCGACTGGGCAAGAACCGATCTCTTTCACGAATGGGAAGACGGCTCATCATCACTTTATTTTGACAAAGCCAAGTTTGCGTACTTCGAAATTCATATCCTTCAAAGAGAAGGAGCAGAAAATGATTATAATTCAGAGATCCTTCAAAAAGTAGAAGAATTAAAAAATACCTTAACAGAAAAAGATAACAATGATCTGATAGACTCAATTATTGTAAAAACACAGGGATTCGTGAACGGAAATATCAAAGAAGGCGAATTGAATCCCGTAGAAAAGTTTAAAAGTTTACTGGCATTATATGATGGTATAGATAAACATCAGCTTCGTCAGAATATGAAATATTTCCTTGAAAAAATAATGCCTGTCTGCGAAAAATGGAATATCCAGATGTGTGTACACCCTGATGATCCGCCGTTTTCATTACTCGGCCTGCCAAGAATAGTAACTAATGAAGAAGATATTGACTGGCTTCTGAATGCCGTTGATAATCCTCACAACGGATTAACCTTCTGTGCAGGTTCTTTAAGTGCTAACCTTCAGAATGATGTTCCGAAACTGGCTCAGAAATTTGCCCACCGGACAAAATTCGTTCACCTGAGAAGTACAAATGTCTTTGAAAACGGTGATTTCATCGAGGCTCATCATCTGGGAGGAAGAGGAAAGCTTATTGAAGTAATCCGTGTCTTCGAAAAAGAAAACCATGATCTGCCCATGAGAATTGATCACGGAAGACTTTTAACAGAAGATATTGATAAAGGATATAACCCCGGTTATTCATTTTTAGGAAGAATGCTCGCATTAGGACAGATTGAAGGGGTAATGGCAGCAGTACAGTCAGAACTACAGAAAAATTAA